A single genomic interval of Chitinophaga sp. 180180018-3 harbors:
- a CDS encoding DinB family protein — protein sequence MKKLLFFFSVLALSAFTDKIARDDRSFLVEQLQQTKDRLLKDVSGLSDAQLEYKTAPDRWSVIECVEHITLIEKAITDGEQQLVQVAPNPERKKDIKTTDEQILKNVEDRSHKVKAPEFGIPRHNYASNAECIKNFTTQRDKLIEYVTNTNDNLRDHITDHPILGPIDAYQLLLLDAAHTNRHTQQLEEVMAAPGFPKQ from the coding sequence ATGAAAAAGCTATTGTTTTTCTTCTCGGTTCTTGCATTGTCGGCTTTCACAGACAAAATTGCAAGAGATGACAGGTCGTTTTTAGTTGAACAGCTGCAACAAACAAAGGACAGGCTCCTTAAAGATGTGAGCGGGTTGTCTGATGCTCAGCTGGAATACAAAACAGCTCCTGATCGCTGGTCTGTTATCGAATGTGTGGAGCACATTACCCTCATCGAAAAAGCCATCACAGATGGTGAGCAGCAATTGGTACAAGTGGCGCCTAATCCTGAAAGAAAAAAGGATATTAAAACAACTGACGAGCAAATCCTGAAGAATGTGGAAGACAGAAGCCATAAGGTAAAGGCTCCTGAATTCGGAATACCCAGGCATAATTATGCTTCCAACGCGGAATGCATTAAGAATTTTACCACACAGCGGGATAAGCTGATTGAATATGTTACCAATACAAACGACAACCTGCGCGACCATATCACGGATCATCCTATTCTTGGGCCAATAGATGCTTATCAGTTGTTGTTGCTGGATGCAGCGCACACGAACAGGCATACGCAGCAGCTGGAGGAAGTAATGGCCGCTCCGGGATTTCCGAAGCAATAA
- the mtaB gene encoding tRNA (N(6)-L-threonylcarbamoyladenosine(37)-C(2))-methylthiotransferase MtaB — protein MEQVKTVAFHTLGCKLNFSETSSLSRLLEQDGFVKTDFEGRADVYVINTCSVTDNADKECRMLVRRIQRRAPESMVVITGCYAQLKPQEIASIEGVDLVLGAAEKFNITEHLKTLTKGNNAKICSCDIEEVNTFHASHSANDRTRTFLKVQDGCDYTCSFCTIPMARGKSRSDSVANVVEKAHQLAAAGVKEIVLTGINLGDFGKGFEGGKKKEETFFELAQALDQVAGISRYRISSIEPNLLSNEIIEFVAASQRFMPHFHIPLQSGSNEILGLMRRRYRRELYAEKVALIKEKMPHCAIGVDVIVGFPSESDAHFHETYDFLHGLDVTYLHVFTYSERANTTALDIKPVVPVHIRNERNKILRNLSHKKQQYFNEQHLNETREVLFESLGKDGMMEGYTDNYIKVTTPYRQEWHNQLIDWELR, from the coding sequence ATGGAACAGGTAAAAACAGTAGCATTTCATACACTCGGCTGTAAGCTGAATTTTTCAGAGACCTCCTCGCTGAGCAGGTTACTGGAACAGGATGGTTTTGTTAAAACGGATTTCGAAGGCCGGGCGGATGTATATGTTATCAACACCTGCTCTGTTACCGACAACGCCGATAAGGAATGCCGTATGCTGGTAAGGCGCATACAACGCCGCGCCCCGGAAAGTATGGTCGTGATTACCGGTTGTTATGCCCAGCTGAAACCACAGGAAATTGCCTCCATTGAAGGAGTGGATCTCGTGCTGGGGGCTGCTGAAAAATTCAATATCACCGAACATTTGAAAACCCTGACCAAGGGCAATAATGCAAAGATCTGTTCCTGTGATATCGAAGAAGTTAATACTTTCCATGCCTCCCATTCAGCTAACGATCGCACCCGTACCTTCCTGAAGGTACAGGACGGATGTGATTATACCTGTTCATTCTGTACTATCCCGATGGCCAGAGGCAAAAGCCGCAGCGACAGTGTTGCCAATGTGGTAGAAAAAGCCCATCAGCTGGCCGCTGCAGGCGTAAAGGAAATTGTGCTGACGGGCATCAACCTGGGCGACTTTGGTAAAGGCTTTGAAGGTGGCAAGAAAAAAGAAGAAACCTTTTTCGAACTGGCACAGGCACTGGACCAGGTAGCAGGTATTTCCCGCTATCGCATCTCTTCTATAGAACCCAATCTGCTCAGCAACGAGATCATTGAGTTTGTGGCTGCCAGCCAGCGATTCATGCCGCACTTCCATATTCCGCTGCAAAGCGGCAGTAATGAAATACTGGGCCTCATGCGGCGCAGGTACCGTCGTGAACTGTATGCCGAAAAAGTAGCGCTCATTAAGGAAAAGATGCCTCATTGCGCTATCGGCGTAGACGTTATTGTGGGCTTTCCTTCCGAGAGCGATGCCCACTTTCACGAAACCTACGATTTCCTGCATGGCCTCGATGTTACCTATCTCCACGTGTTTACCTACTCCGAGCGTGCTAATACCACCGCACTGGATATAAAACCAGTAGTACCCGTTCATATCCGCAACGAACGGAATAAGATATTACGCAATCTTAGTCATAAGAAACAACAATATTTCAATGAACAACACCTTAACGAAACCCGCGAGGTGCTGTTCGAATCTCTCGGTAAAGATGGTATGATGGAGGGCTACACTGATAATTATATCAAGGTAACCACTCCTTACCGCCAGGAGTGGCATAATCAGCTGATCGATTGGGAACTGCGCTGA
- a CDS encoding cation:proton antiporter, producing MKGLVLLMDINLPLKDPVPIFSLVLFIILLAPILLRKLRIPSIIGLIIAGMLIGDHGFKIIEKGSIDLFAKAGLLYIMFLAGLELDMTEFLKNRYRSMVFGAFTFFIPLGMGFVVCTYVLHFNFMATLLVSSMFATHTLVAYPLASRLGITKNEAVTVAVGGTIITDTAVLLILAIITGAQAGNLNTYFWVRLGISMVIFATIILWLMPMLGRWFFKKIKDDKTSHFIFVLALVFASAFLAELAGVEGIIGAFLAGLALNQLIPHTSPLMNRIEFVGNAIFIPFFLISVGMLVDLRVLLKGPDALIIAGALTLMALSSKWLAAFFTQLSFRYSATQRNVIFGLSSAHAAATIAVILIGYNMGIVDEHVLNGTVILILITCLVGSFVTQSAGRRLAIQEAENKPEVPDQPERILVPVSNPEKIEALLDFAVMIKDTNAATPIYPLAVVQDNEEAKEKIHLTGKMMEKAVIHAAATESDVQVVTRIDLNVSDGITRATKELLVSDVILGWTDKTSATDRWLGSIFGTTLENVLQRVWETIYVCNFHFPLSATKKMVLVMPPNAEYELGFLHYLQKMFMLAKQAGARMVVYCNRKTQVITAAFAEKSKMSVDLTFRQFDTIEDFLILSREITRDDLLVVVTARKSTLSYNAYLDNIPAKLERHFKQNNVILLYPEQREFEALEAGVQPEDLTLAPIQEQIANLAKLGKAVRKLFRK from the coding sequence ATGAAAGGACTGGTTTTATTAATGGATATTAACCTGCCACTGAAAGATCCCGTACCGATCTTCTCGCTGGTATTATTTATAATATTACTGGCGCCTATTCTGTTACGTAAATTGAGGATACCGAGTATTATCGGGCTGATCATTGCGGGCATGCTCATAGGTGATCATGGTTTTAAGATCATAGAAAAAGGGAGCATCGATCTGTTTGCAAAGGCTGGTTTATTGTACATTATGTTCCTGGCCGGGTTGGAGCTGGATATGACTGAATTTCTGAAGAACCGGTACCGGAGTATGGTATTCGGCGCCTTCACATTTTTTATACCGCTGGGAATGGGCTTTGTGGTATGCACCTATGTGCTGCACTTTAATTTTATGGCTACCCTGCTGGTTTCCAGCATGTTTGCTACCCATACACTCGTAGCCTACCCGCTGGCAAGCCGCCTGGGCATTACCAAAAATGAAGCAGTGACGGTGGCCGTGGGGGGTACTATTATCACAGATACCGCTGTGTTGCTGATTCTGGCCATTATTACCGGTGCGCAGGCCGGTAACCTGAACACCTATTTCTGGGTGCGGCTGGGTATTTCCATGGTTATTTTTGCCACTATTATCCTTTGGCTGATGCCCATGTTGGGCAGATGGTTTTTCAAGAAGATAAAAGACGACAAAACCTCCCACTTCATATTTGTACTGGCGCTGGTGTTTGCATCCGCCTTCCTCGCCGAACTGGCGGGAGTAGAAGGCATTATTGGCGCCTTCCTGGCGGGATTGGCGCTCAATCAGCTGATACCACATACATCACCGTTGATGAACAGGATCGAATTTGTAGGCAATGCCATATTCATTCCTTTTTTCCTGATTAGTGTGGGCATGCTGGTAGATCTGCGGGTGCTGCTCAAAGGTCCCGATGCGCTGATCATAGCCGGCGCGCTGACCCTGATGGCACTCAGCAGCAAATGGCTGGCCGCCTTCTTTACCCAGCTCAGCTTCCGCTACAGTGCCACACAACGAAACGTCATTTTCGGCCTTAGCAGCGCTCATGCGGCCGCTACTATCGCCGTAATCCTCATCGGATACAACATGGGCATCGTAGATGAGCATGTGCTTAACGGCACAGTGATCCTCATCCTCATCACCTGCCTCGTTGGCTCTTTCGTTACCCAGAGCGCCGGCCGCCGCCTGGCTATACAGGAAGCAGAGAACAAACCGGAAGTACCGGACCAGCCCGAACGCATACTGGTACCGGTTTCCAACCCGGAAAAAATAGAAGCACTGCTCGATTTCGCGGTAATGATCAAAGATACCAATGCCGCCACTCCTATTTACCCGCTGGCGGTAGTGCAGGACAATGAAGAAGCTAAGGAGAAGATCCATCTTACCGGAAAAATGATGGAGAAAGCAGTCATCCATGCTGCAGCCACTGAAAGCGATGTACAGGTGGTTACCCGCATAGACCTGAACGTTTCTGACGGCATCACCCGGGCAACCAAAGAACTGCTGGTCAGCGATGTAATCCTCGGCTGGACCGACAAAACCAGCGCCACCGATCGTTGGCTGGGCAGCATCTTCGGTACCACACTCGAAAACGTACTGCAAAGGGTATGGGAAACCATCTATGTATGTAATTTTCATTTCCCGCTTAGCGCCACCAAGAAAATGGTACTGGTAATGCCACCCAACGCCGAATACGAACTTGGGTTCCTTCATTACCTGCAAAAAATGTTCATGCTGGCCAAACAGGCAGGCGCCCGTATGGTCGTATATTGTAACCGGAAAACACAGGTGATTACAGCGGCCTTCGCCGAAAAATCGAAGATGAGCGTGGATCTCACCTTCCGCCAGTTCGATACCATTGAGGATTTCCTCATCCTGTCGAGAGAGATCACCCGCGACGACCTGCTGGTAGTAGTTACCGCGCGGAAGAGCACTCTCTCCTACAACGCTTACCTCGATAACATACCGGCCAAGCTGGAACGTCATTTCAAACAAAATAATGTCATACTCCTCTACCCTGAACAACGTGAATTTGAAGCGCTCGAAGCTGGCGTACAACCGGAAGATCTTACCCTTGCACCTATCCAGGAACAGATTGCCAACCTGGCGAAATTGGGTAAAGCTGTGAGGAAACTATTCAGGAAATAA
- a CDS encoding metal-dependent transcriptional regulator, protein MNLSVAEENYIKAIYKLQEGDAAVTTNALAYELDTKPASVTDMAKKLKEKKLIEYEKYQGITLSPEGRKTALQVVRRHRLWECFLVDKLSFSWEEVHELAEELEHVRSEKLINRLSDYLGNPLIDPHGDPIPDANGKLAKPRPQTSLDQANAKRLVVTAVTDQSTTLLAFLNAKHIKLGTQLEIIAHYEYDNSIEIKVRQQPPITISEQVAKHIMVRPVQ, encoded by the coding sequence ATGAATTTATCAGTTGCGGAAGAGAATTATATAAAGGCTATTTATAAGTTACAGGAAGGCGATGCAGCGGTAACTACCAATGCGCTGGCATATGAACTGGATACAAAACCTGCTTCGGTAACCGACATGGCCAAAAAGTTGAAGGAAAAGAAACTGATCGAATACGAGAAATACCAGGGCATTACCCTATCTCCCGAAGGCAGGAAAACCGCCTTACAGGTAGTCAGGCGTCACCGTCTATGGGAATGCTTCCTGGTCGATAAGCTATCGTTCAGCTGGGAAGAGGTACACGAGCTGGCAGAGGAACTGGAACATGTGCGCAGTGAAAAACTGATCAACCGCCTGAGTGATTATCTCGGTAACCCGCTGATCGATCCGCATGGCGACCCTATTCCGGATGCCAACGGCAAACTGGCAAAACCCCGGCCTCAGACATCGTTAGATCAGGCCAACGCAAAGCGTCTGGTGGTCACGGCTGTCACCGACCAGTCCACCACTCTGCTGGCCTTTCTCAATGCCAAGCATATCAAACTGGGCACTCAGCTGGAGATCATCGCCCACTACGAATACGACAACTCTATTGAGATCAAAGTCAGGCAACAGCCTCCTATTACCATCAGTGAACAGGTAGCGAAACACATTATGGTAAGGCCGGTGCAATGA
- a CDS encoding ATP-dependent Clp protease adaptor ClpS, with protein MTDHTHTKGLPEEEEDVLVAEDEQFPFSLVVWNDDVNTFDWVISSLMEVCGHTHEQAEQCALIIHFNGKYAVKQGEYIKLRPQCEALLERGLSATIEEMAGS; from the coding sequence ATGACTGATCATACCCATACCAAAGGATTACCGGAGGAAGAGGAAGATGTGCTGGTGGCTGAAGATGAGCAATTTCCGTTCAGCCTGGTAGTCTGGAATGATGATGTAAATACGTTCGATTGGGTTATATCCTCTCTGATGGAAGTATGTGGGCACACTCATGAGCAGGCTGAACAGTGTGCACTCATTATTCATTTTAATGGTAAGTATGCAGTGAAACAGGGTGAGTATATCAAACTAAGGCCCCAATGTGAGGCCCTGCTGGAAAGAGGACTGAGCGCTACCATTGAAGAAATGGCTGGCAGCTGA
- a CDS encoding Nramp family divalent metal transporter: MEHIQAASLSEVHQSVETHGKSKWKKIFAFLGPAYLVSVGYMDPGNWATDLAGGSQYGYKLIWVLLMSNLMALLLQSLSARLGIVRGRDLAQANRETYPAGINFILYILAEIAIAATDLAEVLGMAIGIQLLTGLPLIWGVSLTVLDTLLLLVLQRYGIRKMEGFIIALVAVIGASFLIELLLVKPQVSEVAKGLIPTIPDNNALYIAIGIIGATVMPHNLYLHSALVQTRKIRRDDAGIRQAIKMNFLDSTIALNLAFLVNAAILILAAAVFFKSGRTDVAEIQDAHKLLDQLLGSKLAPFLFAIALIAAGQSSTVTGTLAGQIVMEGYLRLRINPWLRRLLTRLLAIVPALLTILIAGDKEVGALLVFSQVLLSLQLGFAIIPLIHFVSDKKTMGSFAIGTITKIFSWAVTILLVYLNLRMVFSEAFEYMSGTGNIWVDGLIIAGCAGFVILLLITIIYPLRRRYREDAAAGIHTAQVSLGEMEKPVYRCIAMALDFSHKDKEIITNAIAHGNEHTQYILIHIVESASAKYFGKDSDDLETRRDQAQLDTYIALLKSRNIHAKGVLGFRRRSKEIARIVQEEKADFLVLGGHGHKGFKDWLYGETANQVRHQVKIPVLVVQ, from the coding sequence ATGGAACATATACAAGCTGCATCATTAAGTGAGGTACATCAGAGCGTTGAGACCCACGGAAAATCGAAATGGAAGAAAATATTTGCCTTCCTGGGGCCGGCCTACCTGGTGAGTGTGGGTTATATGGATCCGGGCAACTGGGCTACAGACCTCGCCGGGGGCAGCCAATACGGCTACAAACTGATCTGGGTGCTGCTGATGAGCAACCTGATGGCCCTGTTGCTGCAAAGCCTCAGCGCACGCCTCGGCATTGTCAGGGGGCGCGACCTGGCACAGGCCAACCGCGAAACCTACCCCGCCGGCATCAACTTCATACTGTACATACTGGCCGAAATAGCCATTGCTGCTACCGACCTGGCCGAAGTACTGGGTATGGCTATTGGTATACAACTGCTCACCGGACTACCGCTCATATGGGGCGTTAGCCTCACCGTGCTGGACACCCTCCTGCTGCTGGTGCTGCAACGCTACGGCATCCGTAAAATGGAAGGCTTCATCATCGCACTGGTGGCAGTGATAGGCGCCTCATTCCTGATAGAACTGTTACTGGTAAAGCCACAGGTGAGCGAAGTGGCAAAAGGACTTATTCCTACTATCCCCGATAATAACGCCCTCTATATCGCGATTGGCATTATTGGCGCCACTGTGATGCCGCATAACCTGTACCTGCATTCTGCTCTGGTTCAAACCCGCAAGATCAGGCGCGACGATGCCGGCATTCGCCAGGCTATCAAAATGAATTTCCTCGATAGCACCATCGCCCTGAACCTGGCATTTCTTGTAAACGCCGCTATCCTGATACTGGCCGCAGCCGTGTTCTTCAAAAGCGGACGCACCGATGTGGCCGAGATCCAGGATGCACATAAACTGCTGGATCAGCTGCTGGGCAGCAAACTGGCGCCATTCCTGTTCGCCATTGCACTGATCGCGGCCGGACAAAGCTCTACGGTTACCGGTACACTCGCCGGCCAGATCGTTATGGAAGGATACCTGCGTCTCCGCATCAATCCCTGGTTGCGCCGCCTGCTGACAAGGCTGCTGGCTATTGTGCCGGCCCTGCTGACTATCCTCATTGCGGGCGACAAAGAAGTAGGTGCCCTGCTCGTATTCAGCCAGGTGCTATTGAGCCTGCAACTGGGCTTCGCTATTATTCCGCTGATCCATTTTGTAAGCGATAAGAAAACCATGGGTAGCTTTGCTATCGGTACCATCACTAAAATATTCAGCTGGGCAGTGACTATTTTGCTGGTGTATCTTAACTTGCGTATGGTATTCTCTGAAGCCTTCGAATATATGTCCGGTACAGGAAATATCTGGGTAGATGGCCTTATCATTGCCGGTTGCGCCGGCTTCGTCATCCTGCTGCTCATCACTATCATATACCCGCTTCGCCGCCGCTACCGGGAAGATGCCGCTGCCGGCATACACACCGCACAGGTGTCATTGGGAGAAATGGAAAAACCAGTTTACCGCTGCATAGCCATGGCACTCGATTTCAGCCATAAAGACAAAGAGATTATCACCAACGCCATCGCTCACGGTAACGAACACACGCAATACATCCTGATACATATCGTGGAAAGCGCCTCGGCAAAATACTTCGGTAAAGATTCCGATGACCTGGAGACACGCAGGGATCAGGCCCAGCTGGATACTTACATTGCATTGCTGAAGAGCCGCAACATCCACGCAAAAGGAGTACTCGGTTTCCGCAGGAGATCAAAGGAAATAGCCAGGATTGTGCAGGAGGAAAAAGCTGACTTCCTGGTACTTGGCGGCCACGGGCACAAAGGATTCAAAGACTGGCTGTACGGCGAAACAGCCAACCAGGTAAGACACCAGGTCAAAATTCCGGTACTGGTTGTACAATAA
- the aat gene encoding leucyl/phenylalanyl-tRNA--protein transferase produces MTVFRLNKKLIFPPVEFSEPDGLLAVGGDLSVERLLLAYSSGIFPWYDEPPILWWSPDPRFVLFPDELKVSASMKQVLRKKQFRISFNEDFAGVIARCGSIPRGGQTGTWITAEMQEAYIRLHKAGYAMSVECWLGEQLVGGLYGVKKDHIFFGESMFAEVSNASKAAFITFVQTYGHELKMIDCQVHTLHLASLGATFISREEFLEIIGFS; encoded by the coding sequence ATGACAGTGTTCCGACTTAATAAAAAACTGATTTTCCCTCCTGTAGAATTCTCGGAGCCGGACGGATTGCTGGCAGTTGGCGGCGATCTGTCAGTAGAGCGGTTACTGCTGGCTTACAGCTCAGGTATATTTCCCTGGTACGACGAACCTCCTATTCTGTGGTGGAGCCCTGATCCCCGCTTTGTGCTATTTCCCGATGAACTGAAAGTATCTGCCAGTATGAAACAGGTACTCAGAAAAAAACAATTTCGTATATCCTTCAACGAAGATTTTGCCGGTGTAATTGCCCGTTGCGGCAGTATTCCAAGGGGTGGTCAAACCGGTACCTGGATCACAGCAGAAATGCAGGAAGCTTATATACGTTTGCATAAAGCCGGTTATGCCATGTCGGTAGAATGCTGGCTGGGTGAGCAATTGGTGGGTGGCCTGTATGGTGTTAAAAAAGATCATATCTTTTTTGGCGAGTCGATGTTTGCTGAAGTCAGCAATGCCTCCAAAGCTGCTTTTATCACCTTCGTGCAAACCTATGGGCATGAACTGAAAATGATCGATTGCCAGGTACATACACTGCATCTGGCTTCTCTGGGAGCTACTTTTATCAGTAGAGAAGAATTTCTGGAGATCATCGGTTTTTCGTAA
- a CDS encoding DUF4258 domain-containing protein yields MKSVQKYLPVLLLALLLLAGWQQKWWKSNSTSPTPGGSPVVTGNNVNSANPSGKDEVINRHAHLEYTKHAICRMGCRHVTEAEVQEILAKGAINPEKSNPNDQPCPTYALEGYSSEGQHLRIVFAPCDRENAKVITCIDLDKDWTCHCE; encoded by the coding sequence ATGAAGTCCGTACAAAAATACCTGCCGGTTTTACTACTTGCCCTGCTGCTGCTTGCTGGCTGGCAGCAAAAATGGTGGAAAAGCAATTCCACTTCTCCGACTCCCGGCGGGAGCCCGGTTGTTACCGGCAACAATGTTAACTCCGCAAATCCTTCCGGGAAAGACGAGGTCATCAACAGGCACGCCCACCTGGAGTATACAAAGCATGCTATTTGTCGCATGGGGTGCCGTCATGTGACGGAGGCTGAGGTGCAGGAAATTCTTGCCAAAGGCGCCATTAACCCGGAAAAGTCGAATCCCAACGATCAGCCTTGTCCTACTTACGCCCTCGAAGGGTACTCCAGCGAGGGGCAGCACCTGCGGATTGTTTTTGCACCATGTGACCGGGAAAATGCCAAAGTAATCACCTGTATAGATCTCGACAAGGACTGGACCTGTCATTGTGAATAG
- a CDS encoding lysophospholipid acyltransferase family protein — MNFLLKPLRVIYVIYAAVTFLGIMFLILPPIFLASLLGRQKGGNIIFYFLRFWAHAWFPLVGMWVSRKYLCERDKEPCIYVVNHRSYLDAAIAVKVMRLPFRPLGKIEMSKIPFFGFIYKNSVVAVDRSNAAARARSVREMMTALKAGISILVFPEGTTNESDQPLRPFHNGAFRMAIELQMPIKPVLYLDAGERLPHKGPMHISPGKCRVVFLPPVSVKGMTLDDINTLKQQVHDIMDTELRKYKKYPALQPIG, encoded by the coding sequence ATGAATTTTTTACTGAAACCGTTGCGTGTTATTTATGTGATATACGCCGCTGTAACCTTTCTTGGCATTATGTTTCTCATATTACCACCTATATTTCTGGCCTCTTTACTAGGCAGGCAGAAAGGGGGAAATATTATATTCTATTTTCTGCGTTTCTGGGCGCATGCTTGGTTTCCGCTGGTGGGCATGTGGGTAAGCCGCAAGTATTTGTGTGAGCGGGATAAAGAGCCTTGTATTTATGTAGTAAACCATCGTTCTTACCTGGATGCTGCCATTGCAGTAAAGGTGATGAGGCTTCCGTTCCGTCCGCTTGGTAAGATAGAAATGTCGAAGATTCCATTCTTCGGTTTCATTTATAAAAATTCGGTAGTAGCAGTAGACCGCTCCAATGCGGCTGCCCGTGCGCGCAGTGTGAGGGAGATGATGACGGCGTTAAAGGCCGGTATCTCCATACTCGTGTTCCCGGAAGGTACTACCAATGAAAGCGATCAACCGCTGCGCCCCTTTCATAATGGCGCATTCCGTATGGCCATAGAGCTGCAGATGCCTATAAAACCCGTATTATATCTCGATGCGGGAGAACGGCTACCGCATAAAGGCCCTATGCACATTTCCCCCGGGAAATGCCGGGTTGTGTTCCTGCCGCCAGTGTCGGTGAAAGGAATGACCCTCGATGATATCAATACCCTGAAACAACAGGTGCATGATATCATGGATACTGAGTTACGCAAATACAAAAAATATCCAGCCCTGCAACCAATAGGATGA